TGCAGGGTATtaaggctttgacacacacccaacagaccttaaggaatctgatgaacagttctgttGTGCAGTGTCCCAGTGATCTTTACACAGtttaggaggaggaagatgaataaTGTAAGTTGTGAGTACTTTAGTGATTATAGGTATGTTCTTTCATTAGGGAAAAAGATtgttcattgtgctgtgctgtcattgcAGAAGTGTCTAGTGGATCTtcaggtggcggtggtggaggaggaggaggtggtggtggaggaggaggaggaggaggaggaatggggatgatgggggggttgtttgctgGAGGTGTTCCTCGCCTTCCCAGCCAGGCACGAGCCAGCAACAACAGAAGTGAGTCCAGCAGAAATGGGTTTTGATGTTTAGATTTGACAGCATTTGCCATTGTGGCTGAAAATAGTAGAAGGAAGAATTAAGTTTGTAGTTGGATCTATATAGGCAAATGTACTAGGAATGTGAGATATCATGAATGAAAAGAATTGTGTTTTGAGTATGTGAGTGGAATattctgcatctttttttttttctttcccttaaaAGGTTTTCAAGTCCTGATCTGTTGGTATTGCTATGCATCCTCTTTGTGTTTTTCACCCTGTATTCTATTTTGATTTTATGTACTTTTAAAATATTTATTCTTTTCAGACGTGTTGCACATATAAATTTAGTAACTGGATGATAAAGAATCAGGAGTGTTTGGAAATTGAATCCACAGATTCACCAATTTTGATAGCATTACTTTTAGCTATTTAAGCACTGCTAGCATTACTTTTAGCTATTTAAGCACTGCTACTTTTCCTCGTGGGGTTATCATTCATAAAGTTCATATTCTGAACATATTTTTACCTTCTAGAACTATTAGctgtaaataaaaaaagaaaaaaaaaagaaagaaaataaagagaagtTGGGCATGACTGCTGCAGAAAATTCCCAGAGGCCATTCTTGAGATATGTGCAAATCTGGAGagaaaaatgggggagggggaagggggtgaaacgTAGGTATGATTTCACTGACAACGGTTGTTGCGACGCTACTGCCGATGTATTTAACGACAAAACACTCTTTTCATCtgtcatgataaaaaaaagtcCTATTTCTGTTCTTTGCTGATGGAACCAACTTTTGTGCCAAATGTTATGCGTTACTTAGATCTGGTTCAGAGTCCGTCCTTAGTTGTCTTGATGAAAATAATCTAGAGtgctttgaattaaaaacaacaaataaatggatttatcttaactatttttttctttaatttcctACATTGAtactttttcttctcttgttaTATAAGCTAACGTGTCTGCACACAAAACTGAGATAAAGTAATCTTGATCACTGACTGACATGTGTATCTTAACAGAAGCAGGTGGAAAATTCTGTATTACCTTATCATTCAGAAACAGAAGACGTACATTTTGCTTCAAAGCCTTGATCAGGTGAGAAAATGGTGGGAAATGAGCTGTCTGTATGTCATATATTAACCAAGATTTGCAAAATAGTCACATATGCATAATGATAGTGATGTCGTTTCTCTTGTGAAGGTCAAGGACCTATGGTGGCTATGCGACCTCCTGGCATGGCCAATGGGCCGTCACCAGTTCGTACTCCTGGCAGACAAAACGGggtgccccctccacctcccagcaATGCCAAACCTGGTgggcctccacccccacccttcggCAACAAGCCAGGTGGCGGgcctccacccccaccgtccAGTGCGAACAAACCAGGggtgccccctcctccaccctccagtgCCAACAAACCACGCTTCGGACGGCCGGCGTCCCCGTCATTTGCCAGCAACGGAGGGGGTGGACACGAGGAGAGCGGTGGTAGCAGACCTAACGTGGCAGCGCTAGCAGCTGCAGCCATGTCTCGTAGTAACAACGCCCAACCACAGCAGCCTCAGCCACCACGTGCTCAGCCCCcggctcctccctccccctccccagcaagACCTCCCTCGGCCGCTAGTGACAGGACTTCCCGGCCCAGCAGTATGGTGGGAAGgccgctgcccccacccccttcctccacgccTCCAGGTGGGGGgcccacacgcacaccaccccctccccccaaccgcccgccccccacctctgGACCTCCACCAGGTCGACCTTctggtccccctccccctccgacgAGAAGTACATCAGCGGCGAACCCAGGTGGTGGCAACATTGGTCGGCCAGGACCTCCACAGGTGAGCTTGTCGGGTGGAGAGGCATGCAGGCCGTTTGATGATTTCCAatgtgttctgttctttttttctttttttgctgtcctATCTTCTGTACCATCTCAGTGGCATTATTCACACTTCAGTCATCttgaatcccccatacacagggGAAAGCCACATAAATATGCAAATTTGATGACCagggacaagggggtggggggttttgggggcgtATATGACTATACTCTGTCTCTTGTCAGTAATATTTACTGAACTCTCTACCTTACACATGTTCAcacttacattctctctctctttctttcagaatCTTTTTTGAAAGTCTTGTTGGCATTTGTTTATACTGGATCACAGGAATCcttcatatttctctctctctctctctctctgaatcttttTTGAATGTCTTGGCATTTGTTTGTACTGGATCACAGGAATCCTTCATATTTCAGTGTTCTATGATCGTAAGGTTTTGGGTTGAGGGATCCTGGTTCATGTGTGTTTAtggttgattttttaaaattttttattgttCTTAACCCTGTGTTAAtggttgctttttttccttttcttaattttttgtttgttttaactccATCAGCTCTTCCTTCCCTTTTCTCCTCCATGCTTCCGTTACTGTTAAATGACATTTTCAGGATGCGTGACGAGGGAACAGCTTGACAGCCAGATGGTTAAACTAAAGTGTTGGATTTCCAGTCAGAGGAATGCAAGGATGCTGGGTTTGATTCCAGCAAGGACAGACGCAATAGCCacgtggttaaagcattggactttcaatctgagggtcttgggttcgaatcgcggtacgcacctgctgggtaaagggtcaatttttcggatctcccaggtcaacacatttgcagacctgcttgtgcctgaaccccctttcgtgtgtatacgcaagcaggagataaAACATGCGCGctaaacatcctgtaatctatgtcagcgtttggtgggttatggaaagaagaacatacccagcatgtacacccctgaaaacggagtatggctgcctacatggtggggtaaaaacagttatacacataaaagcccgctcgtgtactttggagttgcagcccttgaacaaagaaaacagaagattCCAGCAGGATGTTGTAGGCTGTGATAAGGGTGGAAATTTGTCCTAATTCCAAGGACAACAGGTGTTTCAGACCTGCTGGTACCAGAACCCCTTcatcatgtatatatgcattgaGAAGTTGAAATATGTATCAAAGAGATCCTTGAGTAATAGAAACACTAGTGCCCAATATGCATCAACCATGATGTTGATCATGCAAGGGAAGAAGACGGCACCTCTACAGTTAATGAACATTTCAAGAGTTAGGACATGTAGTTTATGACAGTTTTTATACTCTTATCTCCACTATATGAGCACATTACTCCTCTGTTGCAACATCtacgtctcacacagaataaagtacatgatcagcactctgttataaatgtattcacaaatctgccccttcctatctctgtagctgccttcacctctacactcaatcTTGGTCTCTAAGATctgctttggatccactctgtttgtgcatacccagatttaaacactccACTGTTAGCTGCCGTtctgtccctggaccttgcaattggaatcaACTTCATCTTTCACTTCAtcagctctttcttcttcttcttcttcttctgcgttcgatgttttggctgcgtcagacggtcacccccgtcgccacgatgtagcccacggtcttctccaggtcgtggcggtctccccaaagctgcgcctgtagctccgtgccccctggccaggtttgacgccgtagagtttcatgggttgggcagtgttggaggatgtgttcaggggtctggggtccagtgccacatggacactcatcagtgtgggcgatcttcatacggtgaaggtgactcagtagtcggcagtggccggttctcagtctgaagaggacagtctgctggtgtctctggagctggtggattggatcgacaccactgtttgcacccagccttctcttccactggttctggtaacggttgtggatgatggtcctggcctctctgtaggtcacggggtggctgaactgcttcattttgctgcctgccttggagagagcatcggccttttcgttccccatgaccccacagtgagaaggaacccactgaacagtgacagtcgaccgttttgaaaggtcatgaagggctgctttgatgtttgtcagctgctgttcgtttctggttgactggagtccctgcaggagagatctgcagtcagtgaagaaggctatctttggtggtgggttgactgacgtcctgaggccttgtgcagcatggagtagtgctgctgtctccgctctgtagttcgaggagattcttcctgtggggaaggctccaggggtcagtcttccatctgtgtgcctgatgaagatgcctgctcctccattcttcaccgctccctccgaggatccatctgtgaagacgtgcgtccattcgctggggttgtactgagtctcaatcatctccaatgtcagagctttcagcagggggggggcttggcagtccttttggtcgatgccagggacttttgtgatgattgagactccttccagttggtcggccggttcctcgaagtcggggagtgtttccatctcggcaggggacgagggcagcaggtcttcatgttggcggtgcagggtcttggagaggtggttgaagctggtccgcttcagtctgttctttgttgggtacttcagtttttcgtgcattgggtgagttggcatgcgcaggagcttctcgctgtggatgaagactttttcctctcgtctatctttgagtgggtggaggcctgtgtgtttctccatcgcctgaactggagtcgtctttatcccgccagtgatcagccgtagccctgcgttctgaactttgctcaggcggcttgtgttggttgctgatgccgtggcccaggcagtgctgccatactccagggttggcctgacagttccagtgtacaccctctgcagtatgctgctgttggcaccccaagaggtcccagcgagttttttcaggatggccagttttctggttgctcgtctctcgatgtccttgagatgggggttccatgtcaatcgcttgtcgagcttcacacccaggtacattggcgtgtcatcctgtttcaactgcattccgttcagtttgaggtgggaggtttctgacatcggtgacagcgagaagattgctgagactgtcttggtggtgttgatgtctactccccaggcagaggcccatgttcccacgtgattgagtgcttcctgcattctgtggctggcggacgtgaggtattctgcagcactccaggcagcaaagtcatcagcgtggagggctctggagacatgcttggagatcttctcagcgatgtcgtcgatgaagatgaggaaaagtgtaggggaaatgactcctccttgcggcacaccttgctgtagagtgacccgatggctgattttcccgtcgagttttacccttgccctgcggtgttggaggaaatcctggatccagcggtacatcttcccttccactttcttgttgaggagcttcaggagaagtcctgccttccagaccttgtcgaaggccttggttaggtccacgaagactgcaagcaccttcttcttttcttgaaaggcagtctctatctcctgtgcaaggtacaccagctggtcttcggtgctgcggtttttcctgtaggctgattgggtattgctgagcaggtggttttcttcaaggtgtttcaggagtcgagtgttc
The sequence above is a segment of the Babylonia areolata isolate BAREFJ2019XMU chromosome 19, ASM4173473v1, whole genome shotgun sequence genome. Coding sequences within it:
- the LOC143293440 gene encoding uncharacterized protein LOC143293440 gives rise to the protein MPPPPPPPPPPPAPGPPPPPPAPVSKGPSKGGGGGGDRSALLSAIHKGRALKKTETNDRSGPAVGKVSSGSSGGGGGGGGGGGGGGGGGGGMGMMGGLFAGGVPRLPSQARASNNRSQGPMVAMRPPGMANGPSPVRTPGRQNGVPPPPPSNAKPGGPPPPPFGNKPGGGPPPPPSSANKPGVPPPPPSSANKPRFGRPASPSFASNGGGGHEESGGSRPNVAALAAAAMSRSNNAQPQQPQPPRAQPPAPPSPSPARPPSAASDRTSRPSSMVGRPLPPPPSSTPPGGGPTRTPPPPPNRPPPTSGPPPGRPSGPPPPPTRSTSAANPGGGNIGRPGPPQNRPPPPPARRDLGSGGTVGRSAGPPPPPATQPPSLPRSRSSGSWSSGGDDFESRFRFHPSNELPPPEPYSNMHKMYPSANPKNVDRKSVNQRRAPPPPPPPR